A region from the Carassius carassius chromosome 33, fCarCar2.1, whole genome shotgun sequence genome encodes:
- the LOC132113795 gene encoding rap guanine nucleotide exchange factor 2-like isoform X8 — translation MIVVDYMDENEEYFQRQASHRQSRRRFRKINQKGERQTIIDTVDPYPAGKPPVARGYHTECVKAQLPADFSRLHLADGIHPQVTHVSSSHSGCSITSDSGSSSLSDIYQATESEPGDMDLSGLPETAVDSEEDDDEEDIERASDPLMSRDIVRDCLEKDPIDRTDDDIEQLLEFMHQLPAFANMTMSVRRELCAVMVFAVVERAGTVVLNDGEELDSWSVILNGSVEVTHPDGRTEILCMGNSFGVSPTMEKEYMKGVMKTKVDDCQFVCIAQQEYCCILNQVEKNMQKVEEEGEIVMVKEHRELDRTGTRKGHIVIKGTPERLTMHLVEEHSVVDPTYIEDFLLTYRTFLPSPMVVGKKLLEWFHDSSLRDKVTRVVLLWVNNHFNDFEGDSAMTHFLEEFEYNLEREKMCGHLRLLNIACAAKAKLRVVTLTKPSREAHLSFTLLGGSEKGFRIFIDSVEPDSKAAEAGLKRGDQILEVNGQNFENVPLSKANEILKNNTHLSITVKTNLLVFKELLARPDQDQEQELEEEPDRKNGAPHIPKIGDIKKASRYSIPDLAVDVEQVMGLEKASKKAKANTVGGRNKLKKIFDKTLTSILPPKPYNDVGVGQSQDDSIVGLKQSKQIPPALPVSGNLSSSNPDLLQSHHRILDFNNQPEAVPINMSDQVLRVFKADQQSRYIMIGKDTTAKEVVAQAIREFALTAAPEAYSLCEVSVTPEGVIKQRRLPEQLSKLADRIQLSGRYYLKSNMETETLCSDEDAQELLRESQISLLQLSTVEVATQLSMRAFELFCAIEPTEYIDDLFKLKTRLTGPPSLKLFEEAINRETFWVTTEVVRETNQLKRMKIIKHFIKIALHCRECKNFNSMFAIISGLNLAPVSRLRGTWEKLPSKYEKLFSDLQDLFDPSRNMAKYRNLLNSQNLQPPIIPLFPVIKKDLTFLHEGNDSKVDGLVNFEKLRMIAKEIRHVGRMAAVNMDPALMFRTRKKKWRSLGSLSQGSANAAVLDVTQTGGHKKRVRRSSFLNAKKLYEDAQMARKVKQYLSNLILETNEESLQTLSIQCEPSVNTLPKSSGDRKRPDTSPVVARAAIHQRQQLQKATQALQVPAVALYPSRKKVPVKDLPPFGTSSPQSLKKILSLSEEAGERHRKLTEDSVSNNSSQMSSPPTSPHSSPKKGYGRAGDYLSDSGHSEISSRSSLVSTSSLDMGQDERRHRYGGIAGESHGSVHRLERRATADPDQYSLGSCSSMQDCRGLYAGATVLSSPSSEELTQDQGDRVSLDAADSGRGSWTSCSSGSHDNIQTMQQGRSWEALAEGAGLWGSRGSWASACSSSSSAACWGEDSEGDTGTIKRRGGRDVTTDPETSSITSTGSEESRQHSRRPSPITAGNTKAVITRKDGRYRDPPPTPPGYTALTITDVTEGTAHSGRRPPDYTTALQRSRLVSQCPDSQQPPAAGKPIHSPDPRGRDEEETEEVEVEGECLSPKLRDQRRRGPHTAVPPRP, via the exons GCCACAGAGAGTGAGCCTGGCGACATGGACCTCAGTGGCCTGCCCGAGACGGCCGTTGACTCCGAGGAGGATGACGATGAGGAAGACATCGAACGTGCCTCTGATCCCCTCATGAGTCGAGACATCGTCCGAGACTGCCTGGAGAAAGACCCCATAGACCGAACGGATGATGACATAG AGCAACTGTTGGAGTTCATGCACCAGCTACCGGCCTTTGCCAATATGACCATGTCTGTCAGGAGGGAGCTTTGTGCTGTTATGGTGTTCGCTGTGGTGGAACGGGCCGGCACAGTCGTCCTTAATGATGGCGAAGAG CTGGACTCATGGTCTGTGATTCTGAACGGCTCAGTGGAGGTGACGCACCCAGATGGCCGGACGGAAATCCTGTGCATGGGCAACAGCTTTGGTGTGTCCCCCACCATGGAGAAAGAATACATGAAAGGGGTGATGAAGACCAAGGTGGATGACTGCCAG tttGTTTGCATAGCACAGCAAGAATACTGCTGCATCCTTAACCAAGTGGAGAAAAACATGCAGAAGGTGGAAGAGGAGGGTGAGATTGTGATGGTGAAGGAACACAGAGAGCTTGACCGCACAGGCACCAGAAAAGGACACATTGTCATCAAG GGCACTCCAGAGCGTCTTACCATGCACCTTGTAGAAGAGCACTCGGTGGTGGACCCCACCTACATCGAGGACTTCCTGCTTACCTACCGCACCTTCCTGCCAAGCCCCATGGTGGTAGGCAAGAAACTGCTGGAGTGGTTTCATGACTCCAGCCTCAGGGACAAG GTTACACGGGTAGTCTTGCTGTGGGTAAACAATCATTTCAACGACTTTGAGGGTGACTCCGCAATGACACATTTTCTTGAGGAGTTCGAGTACAATCTGGAGAGAGAG AAAATGTGTGGGCACCTAAGACTGTTAAACATAGCATGTGCTGCCAAAGCTAAGCTACGGGTGGTGACCCTGACCAAACCCTCGAGGGAAGCACACCTGTCTTTCACCCTGCTGGGGGGTTCAGAGAAGGGCTTTCGCATTTTCATTGACAGCGTGGAGCCAGACAGCAAAGCTGCAGAGGCCGGCCTTAAACGAGGAGATCAG aTACTAGAGGTCAATGGGCAAAACTTTGAAAATGTGCCGTTATCCAAAGCCAACGAGATtctcaaaaacaacacacaccTGTCCATTACTGTGAAAACCAATCTCTTAG TGTTTAAGGAGCTACTGGCCAGGCCTGACCAGGACCAGGAGCAAGAACTGGAGGAGGAGCCAGACAGGAAGAACGGGGCACCTCACATCCCCAAAATCGGGGACATTAAGAAAGCCAGCCGCTACTCCATCCCTGACCTGGCTGTGGATGTGGAGCAGGTCATGGGTCTTGAGAAAGCTAGTAAGAAAGCCAAGGCCAACACCGTGGGTGGCAGAAACAAGCTGAAGAAGATATTCGACAAGACACTAACCAGTATTCTTCCACCCAAACCTTACAA TGACGTTGGTGTGGGACAGTCCCAGGATGACAGTATTGTTGGGCTAAAGCAGTCAAAGCAGATCCCTCCTGCTCTTCCTGTCAGTGGAAACCTTTCATCGAGCAACCCTGACCTATTGCAATCACACCATCGCATACTTGACTTCAACAACCAGCCTG AAGCAGTTCCTATAA ACATGTCAGACCAGGTACTGAGAGTGTTCAAGGCAGACCAGCAAAGTCGATACATCATGATTGGGAAGGACACCACAGCAAAAGAGGTCGTAGCTCAGGCCATCCGAGAGTTTGCCTTGACCGCTGCCCCTGAAGCATATTCATTGTGTGAGGTGTCAGTCACTCCTGAGGGTGTCATCAAGCAGCGGCGACTCCCTGAACAACTCTCCAAACTGGCTGACAGGATCCAGCTCAGTGGAAG GTACTACCTGAAAAGCAACATGGAGACGGAGACATTGTGCTCAGATGAAGATGCCCAGGAACTACTAAGGGAGAGTCAGATCAGCCTGTTGCAGCTTAGCACGGTGGAAGTGGCGACCCAGCTGTCCATGCGTGCCTTTGAGCTGTTCTGTGCCATCGAGCCCACCGAGTACATTGATGACCTCTTTAAGCTGAAAACTCGTCTAACCGGGCCCCCCAGCCTCAAGCTCTTTGAGGAGGCCATCAATCGGGAGACCTTCTGGGTGACCACGGAGGTGGTGCGTGAGACCAACCAGCTCAAACGCATGAAGATCATCAAGCACTTCATTAAGATCGCACTGCATTGCCGCGAGTGCAAGAACTTCAACTCCATGTTTGCCATCATCAG TGGTCTGAACTTGGCACCAGTGTCCAGACTGAGAGGCACATGGGAGAAGTTGCCTAGTAAATATGAGAAGCTGTTTAGTGATCTTCAAGATTTATTTGATCCCTCCAGGAATATGGCAAAGTACCGGAATCTTCTAAACAGCCAGAACCTGCAGCCACCCATCATCCCACTTTTCCCTGTAATCAAGAAGGATCTCACCTTCCTGCATGAAG GAAATGACTCGAAGGTAGATGGTTTGGTGAACTTTGAGAAACTGCGGATGATTGCTAAAGAGATCAGACACGTAGGCAGAATGGCAGCAGTAAACATGGACCCTGCTCTGATGTTCAGAACCAG GAAGAAGAAATGGAGAAGTTTAGG gtCACTCAGCCAGGGCAGTGCCAATGCGGCAGTCCTGGATGTAACTCAGACAGGCGGACACAAGAAGCGGGTCAGACGGAGTTCCTTTCTCAATGCCAAGAAGCTGTACGAGGACGCACAGATGGCACGCAAGGTCAAACAATACCTGTCCAACCTCATCCTGGAGACGAATGAGGAGAGCCTGCAGACACTCTCAATTCAGTGTGAGCCTTCAGTCAACACAT TGCCGAAGAGTTCCGGGGACAGGAAGAGACCTGACACTTCTCCTGTAGTTGCACGGGCCGCCATTCACCAGcgccagcagcttcagaaagcCACCCAGGCGCTTCAAGTGCCTGCCGTAGCCCTCTACCCATCACGCAAGAAAGTGCCAGTCAAAGACTTGCCGCCATTTG GCACAAGCTCACCACAGTCTCTGAAAAAGATACTGTCCCTTTCAGAGGAGGCAGGAGAGAGACACAGGAAACTGACAGAGGACAGTGTGTCCAACAACTCCTCACAGATGTCATCTCCTCCCACATCCCCTCACAGCTCACCTAAGAAAG GGTATGGAAGAGCAGGTGACTACCTGTCAGACTCTGGACACAGTGAGATCTCCTCACGCTCCAGTCTGGTGAGCACCTCCTCCCTGGACATGGGGCAAGATGAACGCAGACATCGATATGGAGGAATAGCTGGGGAAAGCCATGGCAGTGTCCACCGTCTAGAACGCAGGGCTACTGCTGATCCTGACCAGTACAGCTTGGG GTCTTGCTCATCAATGCAGGACTGTCGGGGTCTGTATGCGGGTGCCACTGTGCTGTCTTCCCCCAGCTCAGAGGAGCTTACCCAGGACCAGGGCGACCGGGTGTCTCTCGATGCTGCTGATTCTGGTCGTGGCAGCTGGACTTCATGTTCTAGCGGCTCTCATGACAACATTCAGACCATGCAGCAGGGGCGTAGCTGGGAAGCACTTGCAGAGGGTGCGGGGCTTTGGGGAAGCAGAGGAAGCTGGGCGTCTGCCTGCTCCTCGTCATCCTCTGCAGCATGTTGGGGCGAGGACTCTGAGGGCGATACGGGCACTATCAAGCGAAGAGGAGGGAGGGATGTGACCACAGACCCAGAGACCAGCAGCATCACCTCCACTGGTTCAGAAGAGTCCAGACAGCACAGTCGACGGCCCTCACCCATCACTGCAGGCAACACCAAAGCTGTGATCA CACGGAAGGACGGCCGTTACCGGGACCCTCCGCCAACTCCGCCGGGCTACACCGCACTGACCATCACGGACGTAACCGAGGGCACAGCTCACTCGGGCAGGAGACCGCCGGACTACACCACCGCCTTGCAGCGCTCCCGTCTTGTCTCACAATGCCCTGACTCCCAGCAGCCCCCAGCTGCTGGAAAACCCATCCACTCGCCGGATCCCCGGGGCCGAGACGAGGAGGAGACAGAGGAGGTGGAAGTGGAGGGTGAGTGCTTGTCTCCCAAACTCAGAGATCAAAGGAGGAGAGGTCCACACACAGCAGTTCCCCCCAGGCCATGA
- the LOC132113795 gene encoding rap guanine nucleotide exchange factor 2-like isoform X9 has product MKPLVSSGGHGVSSQADKSPLPADFSRLHLADGIHPQVTHVSSSHSGCSITSDSGSSSLSDIYQATESEPGDMDLSGLPETAVDSEEDDDEEDIERASDPLMSRDIVRDCLEKDPIDRTDDDIEQLLEFMHQLPAFANMTMSVRRELCAVMVFAVVERAGTVVLNDGEELDSWSVILNGSVEVTHPDGRTEILCMGNSFGVSPTMEKEYMKGVMKTKVDDCQFVCIAQQEYCCILNQVEKNMQKVEEEGEIVMVKEHRELDRTGTRKGHIVIKGTPERLTMHLVEEHSVVDPTYIEDFLLTYRTFLPSPMVVGKKLLEWFHDSSLRDKVTRVVLLWVNNHFNDFEGDSAMTHFLEEFEYNLEREKMCGHLRLLNIACAAKAKLRVVTLTKPSREAHLSFTLLGGSEKGFRIFIDSVEPDSKAAEAGLKRGDQILEVNGQNFENVPLSKANEILKNNTHLSITVKTNLLVFKELLARPDQDQEQELEEEPDRKNGAPHIPKIGDIKKASRYSIPDLAVDVEQVMGLEKASKKAKANTVGGRNKLKKIFDKTLTSILPPKPYNDVGVGQSQDDSIVGLKQSKQIPPALPVSGNLSSSNPDLLQSHHRILDFNNQPEAVPINMSDQVLRVFKADQQSRYIMIGKDTTAKEVVAQAIREFALTAAPEAYSLCEVSVTPEGVIKQRRLPEQLSKLADRIQLSGRYYLKSNMETETLCSDEDAQELLRESQISLLQLSTVEVATQLSMRAFELFCAIEPTEYIDDLFKLKTRLTGPPSLKLFEEAINRETFWVTTEVVRETNQLKRMKIIKHFIKIALHCRECKNFNSMFAIISGLNLAPVSRLRGTWEKLPSKYEKLFSDLQDLFDPSRNMAKYRNLLNSQNLQPPIIPLFPVIKKDLTFLHEGNDSKVDGLVNFEKLRMIAKEIRHVGRMAAVNMDPALMFRTRKKKWRSLGSLSQGSANAAVLDVTQTGGHKKRVRRSSFLNAKKLYEDAQMARKVKQYLSNLILETNEESLQTLSIQCEPSVNTLPKSSGDRKRPDTSPVVARAAIHQRQQLQKATQALQVPAVALYPSRKKVPVKDLPPFGTSSPQSLKKILSLSEEAGERHRKLTEDSVSNNSSQMSSPPTSPHSSPKKGYGRAGDYLSDSGHSEISSRSSLVSTSSLDMGQDERRHRYGGIAGESHGSVHRLERRATADPDQYSLGSCSSMQDCRGLYAGATVLSSPSSEELTQDQGDRVSLDAADSGRGSWTSCSSGSHDNIQTMQQGRSWEALAEGAGLWGSRGSWASACSSSSSAACWGEDSEGDTGTIKRRGGRDVTTDPETSSITSTGSEESRQHSRRPSPITAGNTKAVITRKDGRYRDPPPTPPGYTALTITDVTEGTAHSGRRPPDYTTALQRSRLVSQCPDSQQPPAAGKPIHSPDPRGRDEEETEEVEVEGECLSPKLRDQRRRGPHTAVPPRP; this is encoded by the exons GCCACAGAGAGTGAGCCTGGCGACATGGACCTCAGTGGCCTGCCCGAGACGGCCGTTGACTCCGAGGAGGATGACGATGAGGAAGACATCGAACGTGCCTCTGATCCCCTCATGAGTCGAGACATCGTCCGAGACTGCCTGGAGAAAGACCCCATAGACCGAACGGATGATGACATAG AGCAACTGTTGGAGTTCATGCACCAGCTACCGGCCTTTGCCAATATGACCATGTCTGTCAGGAGGGAGCTTTGTGCTGTTATGGTGTTCGCTGTGGTGGAACGGGCCGGCACAGTCGTCCTTAATGATGGCGAAGAG CTGGACTCATGGTCTGTGATTCTGAACGGCTCAGTGGAGGTGACGCACCCAGATGGCCGGACGGAAATCCTGTGCATGGGCAACAGCTTTGGTGTGTCCCCCACCATGGAGAAAGAATACATGAAAGGGGTGATGAAGACCAAGGTGGATGACTGCCAG tttGTTTGCATAGCACAGCAAGAATACTGCTGCATCCTTAACCAAGTGGAGAAAAACATGCAGAAGGTGGAAGAGGAGGGTGAGATTGTGATGGTGAAGGAACACAGAGAGCTTGACCGCACAGGCACCAGAAAAGGACACATTGTCATCAAG GGCACTCCAGAGCGTCTTACCATGCACCTTGTAGAAGAGCACTCGGTGGTGGACCCCACCTACATCGAGGACTTCCTGCTTACCTACCGCACCTTCCTGCCAAGCCCCATGGTGGTAGGCAAGAAACTGCTGGAGTGGTTTCATGACTCCAGCCTCAGGGACAAG GTTACACGGGTAGTCTTGCTGTGGGTAAACAATCATTTCAACGACTTTGAGGGTGACTCCGCAATGACACATTTTCTTGAGGAGTTCGAGTACAATCTGGAGAGAGAG AAAATGTGTGGGCACCTAAGACTGTTAAACATAGCATGTGCTGCCAAAGCTAAGCTACGGGTGGTGACCCTGACCAAACCCTCGAGGGAAGCACACCTGTCTTTCACCCTGCTGGGGGGTTCAGAGAAGGGCTTTCGCATTTTCATTGACAGCGTGGAGCCAGACAGCAAAGCTGCAGAGGCCGGCCTTAAACGAGGAGATCAG aTACTAGAGGTCAATGGGCAAAACTTTGAAAATGTGCCGTTATCCAAAGCCAACGAGATtctcaaaaacaacacacaccTGTCCATTACTGTGAAAACCAATCTCTTAG TGTTTAAGGAGCTACTGGCCAGGCCTGACCAGGACCAGGAGCAAGAACTGGAGGAGGAGCCAGACAGGAAGAACGGGGCACCTCACATCCCCAAAATCGGGGACATTAAGAAAGCCAGCCGCTACTCCATCCCTGACCTGGCTGTGGATGTGGAGCAGGTCATGGGTCTTGAGAAAGCTAGTAAGAAAGCCAAGGCCAACACCGTGGGTGGCAGAAACAAGCTGAAGAAGATATTCGACAAGACACTAACCAGTATTCTTCCACCCAAACCTTACAA TGACGTTGGTGTGGGACAGTCCCAGGATGACAGTATTGTTGGGCTAAAGCAGTCAAAGCAGATCCCTCCTGCTCTTCCTGTCAGTGGAAACCTTTCATCGAGCAACCCTGACCTATTGCAATCACACCATCGCATACTTGACTTCAACAACCAGCCTG AAGCAGTTCCTATAA ACATGTCAGACCAGGTACTGAGAGTGTTCAAGGCAGACCAGCAAAGTCGATACATCATGATTGGGAAGGACACCACAGCAAAAGAGGTCGTAGCTCAGGCCATCCGAGAGTTTGCCTTGACCGCTGCCCCTGAAGCATATTCATTGTGTGAGGTGTCAGTCACTCCTGAGGGTGTCATCAAGCAGCGGCGACTCCCTGAACAACTCTCCAAACTGGCTGACAGGATCCAGCTCAGTGGAAG GTACTACCTGAAAAGCAACATGGAGACGGAGACATTGTGCTCAGATGAAGATGCCCAGGAACTACTAAGGGAGAGTCAGATCAGCCTGTTGCAGCTTAGCACGGTGGAAGTGGCGACCCAGCTGTCCATGCGTGCCTTTGAGCTGTTCTGTGCCATCGAGCCCACCGAGTACATTGATGACCTCTTTAAGCTGAAAACTCGTCTAACCGGGCCCCCCAGCCTCAAGCTCTTTGAGGAGGCCATCAATCGGGAGACCTTCTGGGTGACCACGGAGGTGGTGCGTGAGACCAACCAGCTCAAACGCATGAAGATCATCAAGCACTTCATTAAGATCGCACTGCATTGCCGCGAGTGCAAGAACTTCAACTCCATGTTTGCCATCATCAG TGGTCTGAACTTGGCACCAGTGTCCAGACTGAGAGGCACATGGGAGAAGTTGCCTAGTAAATATGAGAAGCTGTTTAGTGATCTTCAAGATTTATTTGATCCCTCCAGGAATATGGCAAAGTACCGGAATCTTCTAAACAGCCAGAACCTGCAGCCACCCATCATCCCACTTTTCCCTGTAATCAAGAAGGATCTCACCTTCCTGCATGAAG GAAATGACTCGAAGGTAGATGGTTTGGTGAACTTTGAGAAACTGCGGATGATTGCTAAAGAGATCAGACACGTAGGCAGAATGGCAGCAGTAAACATGGACCCTGCTCTGATGTTCAGAACCAG GAAGAAGAAATGGAGAAGTTTAGG gtCACTCAGCCAGGGCAGTGCCAATGCGGCAGTCCTGGATGTAACTCAGACAGGCGGACACAAGAAGCGGGTCAGACGGAGTTCCTTTCTCAATGCCAAGAAGCTGTACGAGGACGCACAGATGGCACGCAAGGTCAAACAATACCTGTCCAACCTCATCCTGGAGACGAATGAGGAGAGCCTGCAGACACTCTCAATTCAGTGTGAGCCTTCAGTCAACACAT TGCCGAAGAGTTCCGGGGACAGGAAGAGACCTGACACTTCTCCTGTAGTTGCACGGGCCGCCATTCACCAGcgccagcagcttcagaaagcCACCCAGGCGCTTCAAGTGCCTGCCGTAGCCCTCTACCCATCACGCAAGAAAGTGCCAGTCAAAGACTTGCCGCCATTTG GCACAAGCTCACCACAGTCTCTGAAAAAGATACTGTCCCTTTCAGAGGAGGCAGGAGAGAGACACAGGAAACTGACAGAGGACAGTGTGTCCAACAACTCCTCACAGATGTCATCTCCTCCCACATCCCCTCACAGCTCACCTAAGAAAG GGTATGGAAGAGCAGGTGACTACCTGTCAGACTCTGGACACAGTGAGATCTCCTCACGCTCCAGTCTGGTGAGCACCTCCTCCCTGGACATGGGGCAAGATGAACGCAGACATCGATATGGAGGAATAGCTGGGGAAAGCCATGGCAGTGTCCACCGTCTAGAACGCAGGGCTACTGCTGATCCTGACCAGTACAGCTTGGG GTCTTGCTCATCAATGCAGGACTGTCGGGGTCTGTATGCGGGTGCCACTGTGCTGTCTTCCCCCAGCTCAGAGGAGCTTACCCAGGACCAGGGCGACCGGGTGTCTCTCGATGCTGCTGATTCTGGTCGTGGCAGCTGGACTTCATGTTCTAGCGGCTCTCATGACAACATTCAGACCATGCAGCAGGGGCGTAGCTGGGAAGCACTTGCAGAGGGTGCGGGGCTTTGGGGAAGCAGAGGAAGCTGGGCGTCTGCCTGCTCCTCGTCATCCTCTGCAGCATGTTGGGGCGAGGACTCTGAGGGCGATACGGGCACTATCAAGCGAAGAGGAGGGAGGGATGTGACCACAGACCCAGAGACCAGCAGCATCACCTCCACTGGTTCAGAAGAGTCCAGACAGCACAGTCGACGGCCCTCACCCATCACTGCAGGCAACACCAAAGCTGTGATCA CACGGAAGGACGGCCGTTACCGGGACCCTCCGCCAACTCCGCCGGGCTACACCGCACTGACCATCACGGACGTAACCGAGGGCACAGCTCACTCGGGCAGGAGACCGCCGGACTACACCACCGCCTTGCAGCGCTCCCGTCTTGTCTCACAATGCCCTGACTCCCAGCAGCCCCCAGCTGCTGGAAAACCCATCCACTCGCCGGATCCCCGGGGCCGAGACGAGGAGGAGACAGAGGAGGTGGAAGTGGAGGGTGAGTGCTTGTCTCCCAAACTCAGAGATCAAAGGAGGAGAGGTCCACACACAGCAGTTCCCCCCAGGCCATGA